A stretch of DNA from Amphiprion ocellaris isolate individual 3 ecotype Okinawa chromosome 18, ASM2253959v1, whole genome shotgun sequence:
atgaaTGTCTATCCAATGCTGGTAGACGAGTAAAAGTCATGTGATGAATTTAAATCATTAGGATTCATTATCTAgaaccatgaatgtctgaaCATTTCATCTATCcaatagttgttgagatataTCTGAGCTAACTGACCCTCATTACCTCCACTGACgctaaaaaacatttacttatCAGAACACCACTTATGTTAGGATCACGAAAGGAAGGAAGGCTGTGATTCCAGGAAAATAATCTGTACAGTTCATGTGTTCTGGGGATTTTTAGAGAGTAATACAGAGGGAAACTCACTGCTGCCTCATCATGGGAATGTTGACACAGTTAGCTGATGCCACGGCTGCAAAGGGAACCCAGCGAGCCACGAGAGGAGGAGCTTTCTGCAGGAAGAAAACAGACGAATCATTAGAACACCTGTAAACTCAATCAGTGAagaagaggcagcagcagaagtggaGCTGAAGTTACACAAACTGCCACGTTCACTTGATCTGGTTTTGGTGCCAAGATTTTGAAAGAGAACTATTCTAGCTGCAAACGTGAGACAAGAAACACATCCAAGTGACGGTTTGAATTCATCTAGATGTGTTTGCACCTTTGTGTAGAGGTTGAGTCCGACTGCCGTTGCTAAAGCTGTGCTGGTTGCCGTTATGTAGGCCACTCCAATCTGCCTGAGAGACAACAGAACAGACCATCCACAACAGCATATCTAAACACCAAACCTAACAATAAAACAGTCAACAGCACCATCAGCAGTTGTTATTTCACGTTTCCTGATAAATTTCGAAACATTTAGATGCAggtttattcacatttaatcaCTTATGTGTTGCTTTGTACATTCGAGGCAGATTGAAAGTGTTTTGATTAAACCCTCTTGGGAGGTTATTTAAAACACTTTCAGGCCAGATGTTGTGGAGGTGAAACTGTATGAAGTGGTGACTGATGCAGGTTGTGAGGACGTGGAGGTCTGTCCACTTTGATAATGTTGCTGTAGTCGCAGTGGAGCTCGCTATCATTCTGGCTGCCACACAACAAGCTACTGCAGTGGTGTAATGTGCTGTTtatcagaggaaaagaaaaaacgcTTGTCTTTAGCTTCACTGTCGCCCTCTGGACTGCAGGAGGGTCGACCCTTATTTAAATGAAGCACCGGGAAAACAAAAATGGATGTTATCAGATTTGTGATTAACAGAGATGCACACAGAGCCTCGACTTTAATCTGGATTTTTAAACGTAAACAGACTCTTATTGGATCTTACTTGGGAGTGATTGGAGAAGCAGCGTTGCGGTTGGTGTAGTTGACCAAAGCGTTGAAGGACTGATTGACCCACTGCCAGAACACCACAGCAGGAACCGTCCTACAACCACACAGATGGGAAACTTTTACAGCTTCCTCAGTACAATGTGGTAAAATGCAGCTCGTCCCGTTCACTCTACCTGTAGAACTGCAGCATGCAGCCGGTGATGGCCATGCCTCCAGGCACCTGGAACGACATGCGGCCAATGATGTTCATTCGGTCTCCGGTGTCTGGATGGAAGGCTGAGTCGTACAGCTTCTTAGCGTAGTGGAGCTGCTCCTCTGTGGTACCAGGAGGGACGGATCCTGCCCTGTGAGgaccaaataaacaaaatacaaacacacagtgaacACAATCAGTAACACAAGACGGCGACAGACACTTTCATACTTTCAACCACCTGCAGAAACATTCCTACAACGCCTGCTTTTGTGGCTTCTAGATTACTTTTCAAGTTGAAACTTGAACACATCATGCCTGGGAGGCTAAACGTTAAACGAGAATTCCTCCTTAAAACACAGGGAGGAATCGtgtagtttctttcttttggtaACTTTATAAGGTTGAAGTGTTAAATACTGTGGCTGCATtctttaaaactgttaaaacatgaTGTAGCAGCACCTGGGAGTCAGGTTTAGTGCAGAACTGCAGTAAACATGGTGGAACAAATTCCACATACTGTGCGACATCTCTGTGCTTTTTAAGTTCTGGTcctttttaatgaaattaaatctatattttaatgtcatttaaggTCAGAATTTATTTAGCAGTAGCCCTTAAATGCATTCACATTCCAGTTATGTATATCTGACTTTTTATTGCTAGTAGTGTTCAGCCTTCCTGTGTCATGTAATCTAGGTTTACTGTctttaatattaattaattcatttcagCCTCAATGTTTAATGCTTCATGTCTTCACATAATATCAGAACTCttcaaaccctctgaacccccaaaatggccaaaatatcaccacaaatcagaaccagaaacagccaaaaacagacagaatggaCAGGATGGTCCTCGAACTAATCACCTGTGACTTAAAATTCTTcagcaaaattatttaaatctgaGTGTGAAACTATGGTAGCTCATCAAAATCACCTTATTCTACaggtgtcatttaaaaattgccaaaaataaccagattcagtaaaaaacaaaaaaaaaatttctccaCTTCTTGGTGCAGCTGTGAacccatcagtgactcagctttGACCAACTGTCAGAACTTGAGGGActtttgggctgaactgcaggcagcgtTTACCCAGAGAAGAGAGAAGACAAgtggaaacaaatcaaaactgtaagcagtaaaatgttcatttctaaTTGAGCCAACATTGTTTCCCAGTATCAGTAACATCTgtaggcacttggaaaaattaTGTACTGTGCATGCAGGTTCAGGGACTTTTCTACTTTGGCAAAATCatctttcttgtttcttttttaacatttatggcattataactgtgtcatactgcacagaaaacatttccaaaTTATCTGTACATCTAGTCTTGCTTttactgtttccacagaggtgcagaattttttcctgtagtgaaaaatgaacccgcagtgaggaaaaatatgacaaggcaaaaaatgtgcaaaaaatgttcGGCGTCCAGATATACAAATGTAAATCAAACATGCGCCTGCTGCTCTCttgcatttaaaaaagtatGAAATCAGTTCACAGTTacttttattggtaataaaacaACATGAGTTTGTTCGGCTGTAATGTAAACAGACACTCAAGTTGCATTTCTTAATGAATAGCTATAGTTGAAATAATAAACCAAAGCAGCCAAACTAAAACTTTAAGTCTAACTTTAACcgtttttttaacacaaatttTAATTCTTAggtgtctttaaaaaaatctgttgttaaTACGTGACAAAGTTAAGATACTAATCACGTCTAAAAATGGTGTAAAAGCACGATAAATGAATATAAAGTTTAAGTTTAGGGTATTTTCTCTCTCtagtttgtacatttttctcTTGATGTCTAAACAGAGACAGTTGCAGCTTGTGTCTGTCTCCATCTTCAGCTCACATCCGCTATCTTTTCTTACCTGCAGCTTTCTACTAAAGCTTTGGCTTCATCCAGGCGTGAGTCGGGCAACACCGCCGTTCGACAGTCGGTGATGTTGAAGAAGTGCTTCAGTCGGCCCATAAACGTCGATTGATCCCATCGCGGAGCATCGATATCGAACGAACTCAAAGCCATTGCGGGTGTTCTAAAGCAGGTTCAGTGTGACGCATTAAAAAAGCCCCTGGTCGCTCTGCAGGAGGTTCTTCAGGCTGCAGTCGAACCTGGAGAAAAGTGGAGAATAATGTAAGCTGctttgggaaaaaaagacaaaataaacagacaagTACAGGAGACTGTCTGGATGTACTGAACATAAATCTGGTTAATCAGTGGTTGTTTCTTGTCCTGGTTTGAGCTGGTGTAACATTAACAGATCAGTGGATCAGAGAGGCCAGACGGCTTCACCTGTGAACTCAAATTACTACAGACAAAGGGTGTTAGTGTGTACGGAGCTGCAGTTCTAAGAAATTTAATCTATTTTGATCACGCCAGGTTTCCTGTTTTCACACGTCAAAGGCAAACATTTGCCTTAACAACACCGTAAATCTAAGTAAGAAACTTTTCTTTGGGTTTCAGGAAGTTGTGATGAGTATATTAGCTGTCTTCTGATTGAACTGAGAACGTTACCTGcagattaattatttttattaatcattattattaactattattaaaacatgtttgtacCAAAATGGCGTCTACAGTGTTGGAAGATGCATTAAGCTGCTTTATTTGAACAGACGTACtacaaaacacactaaaacaagGAAAAGTTCTGCATGGAAAAAGTACATAAGTATTAGCAGCAGAATGCAGTTGAAGTAAGAAAGTAGAAGAACTTTCTTGTACTCTTCTACTAATATATTACTACTAAAGCTGAAGCATCAGAGAGTCAGCAGTGTGTTCCTTAGAGCTGTTGCAGGTAGAACTACTTTAGACTACTTTATATTGAGCTTTGCAAGAGCAGAAAATACAGTGTGGTAGTAAAGGTAGTataaataaagtgcaaataACTATAACTGGTAAAATACAGTATCTGAGTAACTTACTTACTTTCCACCCTTAGTTTAATTTGGATTAGTTGACCTTATGAGACAATAAACATTCCTTTCCATCATATTACCAATGAACTATCTGATCagtaaatcaaaaaataaagagaaaactaATCGTCAACCATTTTTTACAAttgatttattctttaaataaCCTCTCAAGCAATAATGTGAAGCATTTCCCACTTCCAGTTTGTAAATGTGAAgttctgcagcttttctgttttcttctgctgctgtaaacgGAGTATTTTTTGGGTTAAGACTACCGAAGAAGAATAGAAAAACTACTTATTAAATAACAGCCCTGCATTGAAACTTTAACCGAAGTGCTCTGAAAATTTgctgtcagtgttttattgaATCTCCAGCCATTATTActctgcagcagagttatgtgacgattggtgttggtttgtccgtttgtctgtccgtctgtcagcaacatcactctaaaacaaactaacagatttggatgaaatttccagggaacatcagaaatgacacaaggaccaagtgattagattttggcagtgatgcagcttatagtctggatccatggatttgttaaagatttctgtatcattgccagatagtggcacggcgttactgtaaccatgacaacaagtgaacaatacatcagctgcctgctgatgatcacatgattgtgatcctactacaaatccaccgctgaggacttatcaggacttatctgtcagaaatgattcaaggaacaactgattaaattgtgggggtgtttctgagtcccatcaattcccgccgcccgctacatatttaggtcacatgagcCGATATCTgtacataaagtacacatgcagaacacacacctgtactcagagcaaggtcatttttttagtGGGTATATCTAtataaatggacacattctatgttgtcgtgatttttgatcatcaataaataataaacaaatgctgcatttctacaaaaaatgctgcatttctgacagtgtcaTATGgtggaatgagcagccttggaggaggattgcgctctctgagtgctttcttgCTACTGATGCATTAATATGTAAGCAGCATATTAACATTGCGGAACGGTGGTTTAatctttgccatttttcatAAACTGGTAAAACttaatctgaaaaataataactAAAGCAGAGAAATAAATACAGCGGAGCAAAaggagcaataaaataaaatataaaagctCAAGTTACACTTTAGTTTCTGGTTAGTATCCATAATTTCcctgtttttaaagctgcagtggtTTTATGTGCTTTCTCTTAATGTGCAAACTCATTCCATTTCTTTGCACCAAACAGTCATAAGGAAAAAGTACCATGTTGGCATCAAATGTTGGTAAACACACTAACTCTTCTGTGGTGGGAACGATTCGTCCAAACCCTGCTGAGATACCATCTCTGTAAACACCTGCTAACACAAAGTGTTGTAGCTCTGAACTTCACCGCCCAGACTGCTGGAAACTTCTGTTTTCCAACATGTGCTCTCGGGTTTAAACCAAATACATctctgaacaaacacaaactctcGTTCCTCCCTGAAAACTCTCAAGGCCCAAACTTCCACTAGAAATCATTGACCACCTCCTGGTAAATGGTTCCActggtggtcattttgggtTTCTGCAGCACTTTGATCCATTTTAACCAACCAGAGGAGCCAAAAGCTGCTGACTGCAGCTCCAGCGTCCCACCGTACATCTTCATTATTACATTACTAAGTATTACTGCTGGTTTTAGGTGAAGGTGAAATGTAACTGAAGGACACATAGAAAGGGGTATGTCAGTGTTGTCAGAAGCTCAGTCTGGTTGGAACTGGATTGTTTCTGAAGCTGTTTGTTTAGAAAGTAGGTTAAAGGCCTGCAGAACCTGGTGGGGAACATGTAACGTGAGCCAAGAGTCAATGTGGACATACGTACCAGGACAGACCATcagaaaacacatgcaaaaggGACAGAACTGCATTAATAACTGCAGCTGAAAAGCAAAGCAGGCCTGCAAATACACAGCT
This window harbors:
- the sfxn2 gene encoding sideroflexin-2, whose translation is MALSSFDIDAPRWDQSTFMGRLKHFFNITDCRTAVLPDSRLDEAKALVESCRAGSVPPGTTEEQLHYAKKLYDSAFHPDTGDRMNIIGRMSFQVPGGMAITGCMLQFYRTVPAVVFWQWVNQSFNALVNYTNRNAASPITPKQIGVAYITATSTALATAVGLNLYTKKAPPLVARWVPFAAVASANCVNIPMMRQQEILNGIAVTDENGNKLGHSKKAAVKGITQVVISRITMAAPGMIILPIIMQRLEKYKFMQRITFLHGPIQVMMVGAFLIFMVPAACSLFPQRCSMSVSKLEPELRDSIVSRYGSSVQQVYFNKGL